In Bacteroidota bacterium, a single window of DNA contains:
- a CDS encoding pseudouridine-5'-phosphate glycosidase, translating to MSYPLNFSAEVRSALDDKRPIVALESTIISHGMPYPKNVTTAREVESIVRKNGATPATIAILNGNIHVGLNDDQMESLGNSKGVWKVSLRDMPYVVSQKLNGATTVAATMRIASMAGIKIFVTGGIGGVHRGAETTMDISADLTEMSQTNVAVVSAGVKSILDIGLTLEYLETLGVPVVTFGSPDFPSFYSRKSGFATPLQLNSPKEIADLLKAKWDMGLNGSVMIANPIPADKEYPFEKMESHISAALKAAKEKGITGKETTPFILKFIADATGGESLESNIALVFNNAELGAKIAIEL from the coding sequence ATGAGCTATCCGTTGAATTTTTCTGCAGAAGTTAGATCTGCTCTCGATGATAAGCGACCGATCGTTGCTCTGGAGTCTACGATCATTTCACATGGAATGCCGTATCCGAAAAATGTTACAACTGCACGTGAAGTAGAAAGTATTGTGAGAAAGAATGGTGCTACACCTGCTACTATTGCTATTCTGAATGGTAATATTCATGTCGGTCTTAATGATGATCAAATGGAGTCGTTGGGAAATTCCAAAGGCGTTTGGAAAGTCAGTCTGCGTGATATGCCTTATGTCGTTTCACAAAAACTGAATGGCGCCACAACCGTTGCTGCAACAATGCGAATTGCATCAATGGCCGGAATAAAAATATTTGTAACCGGAGGAATAGGAGGAGTACACCGCGGTGCAGAAACAACGATGGATATTTCCGCCGACCTCACAGAAATGAGTCAGACGAATGTGGCTGTAGTTTCAGCCGGAGTAAAATCAATCCTCGATATCGGATTAACTCTTGAATATTTAGAAACACTCGGAGTACCCGTCGTAACATTCGGTAGTCCTGATTTCCCGAGTTTCTATTCCCGCAAAAGCGGATTTGCTACACCACTTCAATTAAATTCTCCGAAAGAAATTGCCGATTTATTAAAAGCAAAATGGGACATGGGCCTGAACGGTTCTGTCATGATTGCGAATCCCATTCCTGCCGATAAAGAATATCCATTCGAAAAAATGGAGTCGCACATTTCCGCAGCACTAAAAGCAGCAAAAGAAAAAGGCATTACAGGAAAAGAAACGACTCCTTTTATTCTGAAATTTATTGCCGACGCTACAGGTGGTGAAAGTCTGGAGTCGAATATTGCTCTTGTGTTTAACAATGCAGAATTGGGGGCGAAGATTGCAATTGAACTTTAG
- the thrC gene encoding threonine synthase, with protein MKYFSTKNKITSYSLEEAVLLSLPPDNGLFMPEKIRQLRPEFLLNLKNENVASIGYEIAKTLLGDDIPDDILKKICDEAFNFPVNVVNVQKDTYVCELFHGPTLAFKDFGARFMSRIMSYLNRKHTTPLTILVATSGDTGGAVADGFYNVDGIEVYILYPSGGVSELQEKQLTTYGKNIHAIEVKGTFDDCQRLVKQAFLDPELNEVYRLASANSINIARLIPQTVYYFEAFRKLPSKENVVFVVPSGNFGNLTAGLIARKMGLPVEHFVAATNINDVVPQYLSKGEFTPRASAPTISNAMDVGNPSNFPRMIELFGNSWTDIKSAINGYSFTDDQTKAVMNDVFEKTGYILDPHGAVAYLGWLEYQKENPDSIGVILETAHPAKFSDSVEKALKLKIEIPEALEKLRNKTKVAHLMQADYGEFKKYLLLKKSEPGF; from the coding sequence GTGAAATATTTTTCTACCAAAAATAAAATTACTTCATACAGTCTGGAAGAAGCAGTATTGCTTAGTTTGCCTCCTGACAACGGACTGTTCATGCCTGAGAAGATCAGACAACTACGTCCTGAATTTCTGTTGAATCTGAAGAATGAAAATGTTGCTTCAATCGGATATGAAATTGCTAAAACTCTGTTAGGTGATGATATCCCTGATGATATTCTGAAGAAGATCTGTGATGAAGCATTTAATTTTCCTGTGAATGTTGTCAATGTTCAGAAAGATACATATGTCTGTGAATTGTTTCATGGACCGACATTAGCTTTCAAAGATTTTGGCGCAAGATTTATGTCGAGGATAATGTCTTATCTCAATCGTAAACATACTACTCCTTTAACGATCCTTGTTGCAACATCGGGTGATACCGGTGGGGCAGTAGCAGATGGTTTTTATAATGTCGATGGGATTGAAGTTTATATTCTTTATCCGTCAGGCGGAGTAAGCGAGCTGCAGGAAAAGCAATTGACTACCTACGGAAAAAATATTCATGCAATCGAAGTAAAAGGAACCTTTGACGATTGTCAGCGGTTAGTGAAACAAGCCTTTCTTGATCCTGAGTTGAATGAAGTTTATAGATTGGCTTCAGCAAACAGTATTAACATCGCCAGACTCATTCCTCAAACAGTTTATTACTTTGAAGCATTCAGAAAATTACCTTCGAAAGAAAATGTTGTCTTTGTTGTACCAAGCGGAAATTTTGGAAACCTGACTGCCGGATTGATCGCAAGAAAAATGGGATTACCCGTTGAACATTTTGTTGCTGCAACGAATATCAATGACGTAGTTCCGCAATACTTGAGTAAAGGTGAGTTCACTCCACGTGCCAGTGCTCCGACCATTTCAAATGCAATGGATGTCGGTAACCCAAGTAATTTCCCTCGCATGATTGAACTGTTTGGCAACAGCTGGACAGATATAAAAAGTGCGATCAATGGTTACAGCTTTACTGATGACCAGACTAAAGCAGTCATGAATGATGTCTTCGAGAAAACCGGTTACATTTTAGATCCGCATGGAGCTGTGGCGTATTTAGGCTGGTTAGAATATCAGAAAGAAAATCCTGATAGTATCGGCGTAATTCTGGAGACTGCGCATCCTGCCAAATTCAGTGACAGCGTAGAGAAGGCACTTAAGCTAAAGATCGAAATTCCGGAAGCACTCGAAAAACTCCGTAACAAAACTAAAGTCGCACATCTGATGCAGGCTGATTATGGAGAATTCAAAAAGTACCTGCTCCTAAAAAAGTCAGAACCGGGATTTTAG
- a CDS encoding RidA family protein yields MKRIIKTSNAPAPIGPYNQAVEVNNTLYVSGQIAINPADGTLVMLNILREATQVLENISAILKEAGYSFSDVVKTTIFLSDMNNFSAVNDVYANYFTDNFPARETVEVAGLPKNVNVEISVIAVK; encoded by the coding sequence ATGAAAAGAATTATCAAAACATCAAATGCTCCCGCACCAATAGGTCCATATAACCAGGCGGTTGAGGTCAACAATACTCTTTATGTTTCCGGACAGATTGCAATAAATCCTGCCGATGGAACTCTGGTCATGTTGAATATTTTAAGAGAAGCTACTCAGGTACTGGAAAATATTTCTGCTATCTTGAAAGAAGCCGGTTATTCTTTCAGTGATGTTGTCAAGACAACGATTTTCCTGAGCGACATGAATAATTTTTCTGCAGTCAATGATGTATACGCAAATTACTTCACAGATAATTTCCCTGCACGTGAAACTGTTGAAGTAGCAGGACTTCCGAAAAATGTGAATGTTGAAATTTCTGTGATAGCAGTAAAGTAA
- a CDS encoding carbohydrate kinase family protein, with translation MSQKRNNNNLKPVVCVGASLVDLTFRCEAQPVLNTSNPATMHRSPGGVVRNIAHHLSLLNIPVELITVLGDDPDGHWLSKQCTDIGISMTGTVWLDKPTGTFASIATPAGDLHIGAVSSETDVMLNTDFLQSRSEIILNASVVVADCNLSVNALKWLIKFCNENDVPLIVETVSVPKASRLRDALPGKLLLVKPNREELAVFEHDTHVTPEEKIAHLHMLGFKNVWLSRGADGSLFSDGNNVSSIPAPRVHVKDVNGAGDALLAGWIWAWLQDKSVKECITYGQAAAACLLEVFGAIRNDLSPQLIEEKISLQQK, from the coding sequence ATGTCTCAAAAAAGAAACAATAATAATCTCAAACCTGTCGTCTGCGTCGGAGCTTCGTTGGTCGATCTGACTTTCCGTTGTGAAGCTCAACCGGTTCTGAATACTTCCAATCCCGCTACTATGCACCGGAGTCCGGGTGGAGTGGTGAGGAATATTGCGCATCATTTATCACTGCTCAATATTCCTGTAGAACTGATCACAGTTTTAGGTGATGATCCTGATGGGCATTGGTTGTCGAAGCAGTGTACCGATATCGGAATTTCCATGACAGGTACTGTCTGGCTCGATAAACCTACCGGAACCTTTGCATCCATTGCAACTCCTGCCGGCGATTTACATATCGGTGCAGTTAGTTCAGAAACAGATGTAATGTTGAACACTGATTTTTTACAAAGCCGTTCAGAAATAATTCTGAATGCTTCAGTTGTTGTAGCAGATTGTAATTTATCGGTGAATGCTTTGAAGTGGCTGATCAAATTCTGTAATGAGAACGATGTTCCGTTGATCGTAGAAACTGTTTCTGTTCCTAAAGCGTCTCGTCTGAGAGATGCACTGCCCGGAAAACTTTTACTTGTAAAACCTAATCGCGAAGAGCTTGCGGTTTTTGAACATGATACTCACGTTACACCAGAAGAAAAAATCGCGCACTTACACATGCTAGGATTTAAAAATGTTTGGCTCAGTCGTGGTGCTGATGGATCTTTGTTCTCTGATGGAAATAATGTCTCTTCAATTCCCGCTCCACGTGTACATGTTAAAGATGTGAATGGTGCCGGAGATGCCTTGCTTGCAGGATGGATCTGGGCGTGGCTTCAGGATAAAAGTGTAAAAGAATGTATCACTTATGGACAAGCAGCAGCAGCTTGTTTACTCGAAGTATTCGGTGCGATCAGAAATGATCTGTCACCGCAATTAATAGAAGAAAAAATTTCACTTCAGCAAAAATGA
- the thrA gene encoding bifunctional aspartate kinase/homoserine dehydrogenase I, producing MIVIKFGGTSVATAQRIEGLASIVNDLKRKHKKVGVVVSAFGGVTDELIRMSRLAAKQDPEYISVFREIRERHVKTVRELGLHRDKSLHDFLESTFAELHDILHGVYLVRELSSRTLDFLSGHGEVLSANIIAHYFKSQKMGASFLDARTVIRTDENFGSARVDFNVTNRNIREYFKKSKSIEVITGFVSSTAKNEMTTLGRGGSDYTAAIFGAALDAKEIQIWTDVDGVMTADPRKVKKAFSIASMTYEEAMEMSHFGAKVIHPPTIQPALDKKIPLLIKNTFKPQHPGTFISTESSDPEFLIKGISSIDNISLLTMQGSGMVGVAGISARLFNSLSQAKVNVIMITQGSSEHTISFAVKPEDSIKAQQAIEESFHLEIRARMIQKPKVENNLSIIAVIGENMRNTPGVSGRLFQALGKNGISVVATAQGSSELNISTVIHRHDLDKALNSLHQAFFLSDVKTLSVFLVGTGLIGKTLMNQIAKHKDYLKSSRSLEISIVGISNSRKMIFDSDGISLSRYTENLDKGEPADMVQFVQAMISMNLPQSIFVDCTSNEVVVKHYAEIMENSISIVTPNKIANSDSYKNYLNLRSIAKKRNVRFLYETNVGAGLPVINTLTDLLNSGDEIRRIEAVLSGTLSFIFNNFNEGTAFSDIVKQAQEKGFTEPDPRVDLSGKDVARKLLILARETGMKIELKDIQIEGILPASCLKAPSVPAFFVELKKNNHLFEAMRAKAAKNNKVLRFIASLDKGKAKISLQDVDSSHPFYNLSGSDNIISFTTDRYTDRPLVVKGPGAGAEVTAAGVFAEIISISKYFE from the coding sequence ATGATAGTAATAAAATTTGGCGGCACATCTGTCGCTACTGCGCAACGTATTGAAGGTCTTGCATCAATTGTAAATGACCTCAAAAGAAAGCACAAAAAAGTCGGAGTAGTAGTTTCTGCATTTGGCGGTGTTACCGATGAATTGATCAGAATGAGTCGCCTTGCTGCTAAACAAGATCCCGAATATATTTCTGTATTCAGAGAGATCAGGGAACGACATGTAAAAACTGTTCGTGAACTTGGTTTGCATCGCGATAAATCTTTACATGATTTTCTTGAAAGCACATTTGCGGAACTACATGATATTCTGCATGGAGTTTATCTGGTCAGAGAACTTTCTTCACGCACACTTGATTTTCTCAGTGGACATGGCGAAGTCTTATCGGCAAATATCATTGCACATTATTTCAAATCTCAGAAGATGGGCGCATCGTTTTTAGATGCCCGTACTGTTATCCGCACCGATGAAAATTTCGGTTCTGCACGGGTTGATTTCAATGTCACTAACAGAAACATCAGAGAGTATTTCAAGAAATCGAAAAGCATAGAAGTAATAACAGGTTTTGTTTCTTCTACAGCAAAAAATGAAATGACGACTCTTGGAAGAGGAGGTTCTGATTATACGGCTGCAATTTTTGGTGCTGCACTGGATGCAAAGGAAATTCAGATCTGGACAGATGTAGATGGTGTTATGACTGCTGATCCGAGAAAAGTGAAGAAAGCTTTCTCAATTGCCTCAATGACCTATGAAGAAGCAATGGAAATGTCGCATTTCGGAGCGAAAGTCATTCATCCGCCTACGATACAACCGGCATTGGATAAAAAAATTCCATTGCTTATAAAAAACACATTCAAACCTCAGCATCCCGGAACTTTTATTTCTACTGAATCGTCTGATCCGGAATTCCTCATCAAAGGAATTTCTTCGATCGATAATATTTCTTTGCTTACAATGCAGGGAAGTGGCATGGTAGGTGTTGCAGGTATTTCTGCACGACTTTTTAATTCGCTCTCACAAGCAAAAGTGAATGTGATCATGATCACTCAAGGTTCATCCGAGCATACAATAAGTTTCGCTGTGAAGCCGGAAGATTCAATCAAAGCACAACAGGCAATTGAAGAATCATTTCATCTTGAGATCCGCGCCCGAATGATCCAGAAACCTAAGGTGGAGAATAATCTCTCTATCATCGCTGTCATAGGGGAGAATATGAGAAATACTCCGGGAGTTTCAGGACGATTATTCCAGGCGCTGGGAAAAAATGGTATCAGCGTTGTTGCTACTGCTCAGGGCTCTTCGGAATTAAATATTTCTACTGTCATTCACAGACATGATCTCGATAAAGCTTTGAATTCATTACATCAGGCATTTTTCTTGTCGGATGTAAAAACACTTTCAGTTTTTCTTGTCGGTACCGGACTTATCGGGAAAACATTGATGAATCAGATCGCCAAACACAAAGATTATCTGAAATCATCACGTTCACTCGAGATCTCAATAGTCGGAATTTCTAATTCGCGAAAAATGATCTTCGATAGCGATGGAATTTCCCTTTCACGCTATACAGAAAATCTCGATAAAGGTGAACCTGCTGATATGGTTCAGTTTGTTCAGGCAATGATCAGCATGAATTTACCTCAATCAATTTTTGTTGACTGTACATCCAATGAAGTAGTGGTAAAACACTATGCAGAGATAATGGAGAACAGTATTTCTATCGTTACTCCGAATAAAATTGCAAACAGTGATTCCTATAAAAATTATCTGAACCTTCGTTCGATCGCCAAGAAAAGAAACGTACGTTTTCTCTATGAAACGAATGTTGGTGCAGGATTACCTGTCATCAATACCTTGACTGATCTTCTGAATAGCGGAGATGAGATCCGCAGGATTGAAGCAGTTTTAAGTGGTACATTGTCTTTTATATTTAATAATTTCAATGAAGGAACAGCCTTCAGCGATATAGTTAAGCAGGCACAGGAAAAAGGATTTACAGAACCTGATCCGCGTGTTGATCTGAGTGGAAAGGATGTTGCAAGAAAATTGCTTATCCTTGCCCGTGAAACTGGTATGAAGATCGAATTGAAAGATATTCAGATCGAAGGAATTTTACCGGCATCGTGTCTGAAAGCTCCGTCTGTTCCGGCATTCTTTGTGGAACTGAAAAAGAACAATCATCTCTTCGAAGCAATGCGTGCAAAAGCAGCAAAGAATAATAAAGTTTTGCGTTTCATTGCCAGTCTTGATAAAGGTAAAGCTAAGATCAGTCTGCAGGATGTAGATTCAAGTCACCCGTTTTATAATTTATCAGGAAGCGATAATATTATTTCATTCACAACAGACAGATATACCGACCGGCCATTGGTAGTAAAAGGTCCCGGAGCAGGAGCAGAAGTTACTGCTGCCGGTGTTTTCGCAGAGATCATCAGTATCAGTAAATATTTTGAATAG
- a CDS encoding aminodeoxychorismate/anthranilate synthase component II yields MKILLLDNYDSFTYNLFHYLNDFESDVVVKRNDEIEVEDVKQFDRIVFSPGPGLPEEAGKMIEIIRRYSSDKKMLGICLGMQAIAVAFGGKLYNLPAVHHGVAIATKVVDKNEPLFDGLPTTFKTGRYHSWCVDSDTLPASLVVTALDIHGEIMGLSHENQLIKGVQFHPESILTEWGKELINNWLYKC; encoded by the coding sequence TTGAAAATTTTACTACTCGATAACTATGATTCGTTTACTTACAATCTTTTTCATTATCTGAACGATTTTGAATCTGATGTTGTTGTAAAAAGAAATGATGAGATCGAAGTAGAGGATGTTAAACAATTTGACAGGATCGTTTTTTCACCCGGACCTGGCTTGCCAGAAGAAGCCGGTAAAATGATTGAAATTATAAGAAGATATTCTTCTGATAAAAAAATGCTGGGAATTTGTCTGGGAATGCAGGCGATTGCAGTAGCTTTTGGTGGCAAACTCTACAACTTACCTGCTGTTCATCATGGTGTTGCTATTGCAACGAAAGTTGTCGATAAAAACGAACCTCTGTTTGATGGCTTGCCAACCACTTTTAAAACAGGAAGGTATCATTCATGGTGTGTAGATTCGGACACTTTGCCGGCATCACTTGTGGTTACTGCCCTTGATATTCATGGAGAAATTATGGGATTATCACATGAAAATCAGCTTATAAAAGGAGTCCAGTTCCATCCCGAGTCAATTCTTACAGAATGGGGTAAAGAATTGATAAATAACTGGTTGTATAAGTGTTGA
- a CDS encoding homoserine kinase: MAKKLENSISVFAPATVANLACGFDVMGLAIDSPGDEVRVEFNRTKEIRIRKITGDGGKLSLDASKNTAAVSIQALIDDLHIDQGFDVYIKKKMPLGSGLGSSAASSVAGVFAANELLGKPYSRRELVPFAMEGERIACGSAHADNVAPSMMGGIVLIRSYQPLDIISLPVPKKLMLVVVHPEVEVLTKDSRAVLPRKIDMSTGISQWANTAAFTAGLFTNDFDLIARSVVDHVAEPYRTALIPHFEDVKSAAMFAGAVACSISGSGPSVFAMAEGKKEAEEVAYAMNYQFKKYKIKSTAYISAVNTKGVVKLKS, encoded by the coding sequence ATGGCAAAGAAGTTAGAAAATAGTATCAGTGTTTTTGCACCTGCTACAGTTGCGAATCTCGCTTGTGGTTTCGATGTTATGGGACTTGCTATCGATTCTCCGGGCGACGAAGTTCGTGTTGAATTCAATAGAACGAAAGAAATCCGGATCAGAAAAATCACAGGCGATGGCGGAAAATTATCACTTGATGCTTCCAAAAATACTGCTGCAGTTTCGATCCAGGCTCTGATTGATGATCTTCATATTGATCAGGGATTTGATGTTTATATCAAAAAGAAAATGCCATTAGGTAGCGGACTGGGTTCAAGTGCTGCAAGTTCTGTCGCAGGAGTATTTGCTGCAAATGAATTATTAGGCAAACCTTATTCCCGTCGCGAACTTGTTCCATTTGCAATGGAAGGTGAACGGATTGCTTGTGGCTCTGCTCATGCTGATAATGTTGCGCCATCAATGATGGGCGGTATTGTTCTCATTCGTTCATACCAACCACTCGATATTATTTCACTTCCTGTGCCGAAAAAATTAATGCTGGTTGTCGTTCATCCTGAAGTAGAAGTGTTGACTAAAGATTCCAGAGCTGTTCTTCCCCGTAAGATAGATATGTCTACAGGAATTTCACAATGGGCTAACACTGCTGCATTCACCGCAGGTCTTTTTACAAATGATTTTGATCTGATCGCACGTTCAGTGGTCGATCATGTCGCTGAACCATATCGTACAGCATTGATACCACATTTTGAGGATGTGAAAAGTGCTGCAATGTTTGCCGGAGCTGTCGCTTGCAGTATAAGTGGTTCCGGACCTTCAGTTTTTGCTATGGCTGAAGGTAAAAAGGAAGCTGAAGAAGTTGCTTATGCAATGAATTATCAGTTCAAAAAGTATAAGATCAAAAGCACGGCATACATTTCTGCTGTCAATACAAAAGGTGTCGTTAAATTGAAATCATAA
- a CDS encoding M61 family metallopeptidase yields MAILYKLSAAHPISHFVEIEMHVSDIDGDEVVFQLPSWRPGRYEIANFAKNIRKWKAVNKKNEALAFRKLNKDSWSVSTDGAKELIVKYEYYCAQLDAGACWVDDEQIYINPVHCFLFIHDRIHEECIVELSLPANYRIATSLQKSGERILLAEDYDELVDSPFIASSTLQVKSYEASGINFSIAIQGDTQPDWPRILADFKAFSEKQIEIMGSFPVEDYIFLVQILPNRFYHGVEHLRSTVLALGPGSQLMNESLYTDFIGVASHELFHAWNIKTIRPIEMMPYDYTKENYSRLGYVYEGVTTYYGDQILARADVYTIDQYFVEVNLRLQKHFDNPGRLNMAVADSSFDTWLDGYVPGVPGRKTSIYDEGSLTAMMTDLLIRKNTDHKASLDTVMVNLYNDFGKKMRGYTDHDYISLVSHCAGVSLADFFIDFVYGTEDDTEILQETLNYAGLLLHQIPSEEESERYFGFKISADSRITKVTAVYPDSPAFTAGLGKDDEIVAVNERKWKIICRNYFF; encoded by the coding sequence ATGGCCATTTTATACAAATTATCCGCCGCTCATCCGATCTCTCACTTTGTCGAAATTGAAATGCACGTTTCAGATATTGACGGTGATGAAGTAGTTTTTCAATTACCAAGTTGGAGACCCGGACGATATGAAATTGCAAACTTTGCAAAGAATATCAGAAAATGGAAGGCAGTCAATAAAAAAAATGAAGCACTGGCTTTCAGAAAACTTAATAAAGATTCCTGGAGTGTTTCAACTGATGGAGCAAAAGAACTGATCGTCAAGTACGAATATTATTGTGCTCAGTTAGATGCAGGCGCTTGTTGGGTCGACGACGAACAGATCTATATAAATCCTGTTCATTGTTTTCTTTTTATTCATGACCGGATCCATGAAGAATGTATTGTTGAATTGTCTCTTCCTGCTAATTACAGAATAGCAACTTCATTGCAGAAATCAGGTGAAAGAATTTTGCTCGCTGAAGATTATGATGAACTTGTAGATAGTCCTTTTATAGCAAGTTCAACCTTGCAGGTAAAATCATATGAAGCTTCAGGAATAAATTTCTCCATAGCTATTCAGGGAGATACTCAACCGGATTGGCCAAGAATTCTGGCTGACTTCAAAGCATTTTCTGAAAAGCAAATTGAGATCATGGGAAGTTTTCCTGTAGAAGATTATATTTTCCTTGTACAGATTCTCCCTAACCGGTTTTACCACGGTGTAGAACATCTTCGCTCAACTGTTCTGGCATTAGGTCCCGGTTCGCAATTGATGAATGAATCACTTTATACTGATTTCATCGGAGTAGCATCACATGAATTATTTCATGCTTGGAATATTAAAACGATTCGCCCGATTGAAATGATGCCTTATGATTATACTAAGGAAAATTATTCAAGACTTGGATATGTTTACGAAGGAGTAACAACATATTATGGTGATCAGATCCTGGCTCGTGCTGATGTTTATACAATTGATCAGTATTTTGTAGAAGTAAATTTGAGATTGCAAAAGCATTTTGATAATCCGGGAAGACTTAACATGGCAGTGGCTGATAGCAGCTTCGATACGTGGCTCGACGGATATGTTCCCGGTGTTCCGGGAAGAAAGACTTCAATTTATGATGAAGGAAGTTTGACTGCAATGATGACTGATCTTCTGATCCGGAAAAATACTGATCATAAGGCATCGCTCGATACCGTTATGGTCAACCTGTATAATGACTTCGGAAAAAAAATGCGCGGATATACTGACCACGATTATATTTCTCTGGTTAGTCATTGCGCAGGAGTTTCACTTGCAGATTTCTTTATCGATTTTGTCTATGGAACGGAGGATGATACCGAGATCCTTCAGGAGACTCTGAATTATGCCGGATTACTTTTGCATCAGATCCCTTCAGAAGAAGAAAGTGAAAGATATTTTGGTTTTAAAATTTCTGCTGATAGCCGGATCACAAAAGTTACTGCTGTTTATCCTGATTCACCTGCATTTACTGCAGGATTGGGTAAGGATGATGAGATCGTTGCTGTGAATGAAAGAAAGTGGAAGATAATTTGCAGGAACTACTTTTTTTAA